A genomic stretch from Neospora caninum Liverpool complete genome, chromosome III includes:
- a CDS encoding putative lipase domain-containing protein, with protein sequence MRRSLPFLKIVSSENDTSGNDLWPLAANSGTPEPTEPDQLHTLDHTLNRVHSRGETEGRVLLQVQATTGREDEEPPKGILKSPPVPAPSPDAVSGAASGAVESANPEAGGSKQKSKLKQVRFSVPSESEGDNANVAGERSDAGEGSSGGGASGAPGSNVETKLEVQRRRKRSRRRSTLSTIEEEGGASDADDENSDSDAGFSGSSASGQASGAAEATPSRAQPKRRLSKSRAMIKRELAAQSSGAGGEGGDGAAASKRPRRRRKRQMVMAPLQWLSSRKKRSSDETSDDAEVGTGSSDTGGPTKPIMEGLVEEVVSPYVAYPPGGRVAGQGGQPESVLICQASLPEEAAMAGNFVPGLIPPISSPALTYLGSNGAFMHMPFDAPVGSFSLDPRLSPQGGHGWQKELMKTLATSLQLMDIMAGIGDRIGNHKHRNPAAVFPRPWVVDTVIAPSYTEFLADVVVLLLEGHIVPVHTSDYEISPLAAPVLQRYHVKVGDRVTGSGSRQKRIPNWVFGGPYSSFNTVPAGTLPPVNADRCYRSSTYQATVTSPLATILLRDPMQRAPKIDVPSTVVDSLILVRGPKYSKEWTALFMGRPRIDAFLAQPGEGFVHEGISALFHNTMRGPVTDFIEKLKTSILPGHRTLMPFTILIVGHSTGAALGLFLAWFLSKNLKEEVRRRKVKIRCAGFGSPAMADEKAFRRMKIDGAGCWSFQSVLDTMLEQIDAGGGGRLIPGPIISLPVGQLFRAEVPSPSGPPRFLGLSWAFRTSGEVAEQGVSISDVSWQNAISTSALVSHVAVYYCMTTLLAGLYREFEWGSRCAAPFLEGIFPHTSISELYAALEAAHTRVLPQITTRIDSLRLYQLAAVEEKIKSLETAASEQGAGAPV encoded by the exons TCTGGCCCCTTGCCGCGAACAGCGGAACACCGGAGCCCACCGAACCAGACCAACTTCATACTCTCGATCACACCCTTAACCGAGTGCACTCAAGAGGCGAAACTGAAGGAAGAGTTCTCCTCCAAGTGCAAGCGACGACAGGTcgtgaagacgaggaaccACCCAAGGGGATCCTTAAGTCACCGCCGGTTCCCGCGCCGAGTCCTGATGCCGTTTCGGGAGCGGCGAGCGGTGCCGTCGAGTCTGCCAATCCCGAAGCTGGCGGCTCCAAGCAAAAGTCGAAACTGAAGCAAGTGAGGTTCTCGGTTCCGTCTGAAAGTGAGGGCGATAACGCGAATGTGGCGGGCGAGAGATCTGATGCTGGTGAAGGCTCCAGTGGTGGTGGCGCTTCGGGAGCGCCGGGAAGTAACGTGGAGACTAAACTAGAAGTtcagaggcgaaggaagcgctCAAGGCGACGTTCGACGTTGTCCACGATTGAAGAGGAGGGTGGCGCATCAGACGCCGATGATGAGAATTCTGATTCTGATGCAGGCTTTAGTGGTAGTAGCGCTTCGGGCCAAGCGAGCGGTGCCGCAGAGGCTACGCCAAGCCGAGCGCAGCCAAAGAGGCGCTTGAGCAAGTCAAGGGCGATGATTAAGCGAGAGCTTGCGGCCCAATCTTCTGGTGCAGGTGGCGAGGGTGGTGATGGTGCTGCCGCTTCCAAACGTCCAAGGCGCCGCCGAAAGCGACAGATGGTCATGGCGCCACTGCAGTGGTTAAGctcgcgaaagaagagaagctcAGACGAGACTAGTGATGACGCTGAGGTCGGCACAGGATCCAGTGATACAGGTGGTCCAACAAAACCCATTATGGAAGGGCTGGTGGAGGAGGTTGTGTCCCCCTATGTTGCTTATCCTCCTGGGGGTCGTGTTGCTGGGCAAGGCGGCCAGCCCGAATCCG TCCTTATCTGCCAGGCTTCCCTTCCTGAAGAGGCTGCAATGGCAGGCAATTTCGTCCCCGGCCTCATCCCGCCGATATCGAGTCCTGCTCTGACGTATCTCGGCAGCAACGGTGCGTTTATGCACATGCCGTTTGATGCGCCCGTGGGATCATTCAGTCTCGATCCGAGATTGTCGCCTCAGGGAGGTCACGGTTGGCAGAAAGAACTCATGAAGACCTTGGCTACGTCGCTTCAGCTGATGGATATCATGGCAGGGATCGGTGACCGCATTGGCAACCACAAGCACCGGAATCCCGCGGCGGTTTTTCCACGACCATGGGTCGTCGACACGGTCATTGCACCCTCCTATACTGAGTTCC TCGCGGACGTTGTTGTTCTGTTGCTGGAAGGTCATATAG TTCCCGTCCACACCAGCGACTATGAAATTAGTCCCCTTGCTGCTCCAGTCCTGCAGAGGTACCACGTGAAGGTTGGAGATAGAGTGACGGGCAGTGGTTCCCGGCAAAAACGTATTCCAAACTGGGTTTTTGGTGGACCATATTCTTCATTCAACACCGTGCCAGCCGGGACTCTTCCACCTGTCAACGCCGATAGATGCTACCGTTCCTCCACTTACCAAGCGACCGTCACCTCTCCCTTAGCAACAATTCTGCTTCGGGATCCAATGCAACGAGCGCCCAAAATTGACGTTCCGTCCACTGTCGTTGATAGCCTGATTTTGGTGCGGGGTCCTAAATATTCAAAG GAATGGACCGCATTGTTCATGGGTCGCCCGAGGATCGATGCCTTCCTTGCACAGCCTGGCGAAGGATTCGTCCATGAGGGAATAAGCGCTTTGTTCCATAATACGATGCGTGGACCTGTCACGGACTTTATCGAGAAGCTGAAAACAAGCATTTTGCCTGGACACAGGACCCTTATGCCCTTCACTATCCTGATCGTTGGCCATTCAACAGGTGCAGCTCTGGGTTTGTTTCTCGCTTGGTTTTTGTCGAAAAATCTGAAGGAAGAAGTTCGACGCCGAAAAGTGAAGATCCGATGTGCTGGATTCGGGTCACCGGCA ATGGCAGATGAAAAGGCATTCAGGCGAATGAAGATAGATGGAGCAGGCTGCTGGTCATTCCAATCAGTTTTAGACACCATGTTGGAGCAGATTGATGCAGGTGGTGGCGGACGTCTCATTCCGGGGCCGATTATCAGCTTACCGGTCGGGCAGCTTTTCCGAGCAGAAGTGCCTTCCCCTTCGGGCCCTCCCAGGTTTTTAGGTCTATCTTGGGCATTCCGTACAAGCGGTGAAGTTGCCGAGCAAGGCGTCAGTATCTCAGACGTATCGTGGCAGAATGCGATAAGCACAAGTGCTCTCGTCTCTCACGTTGCCGTGTACTACTGCATGACAACGCTGCTAGCTGGCCTGTACCGCGAGTTCGAGTGGGGTTCGCGTTGTGCCGCCCCGTTTCTTGAAGGAATTTTCCCCCATACTTCAATATCAG AACTATACGCGGCTTTGGAAGCGGCTCACACTCGCGTTCTGCCACAGATTACGACTAGAATAGACTCGCTAAGGCTGTACCAGTTGGCTGCTGTCGAGGAAAAGATTAAATCGTTGGAGACTGCAGCATCAGAACAAGGAGCTGGGGCCCCCGTGTAG